One Podarcis muralis chromosome 1, rPodMur119.hap1.1, whole genome shotgun sequence genomic window carries:
- the LOC114582708 gene encoding uncharacterized protein LOC114582708 encodes MYFHYLICLWIPLSFSVSETHNPCHKICFCTEGAMFVNCSGVTVSSDLIFPPETEHLDLSNSQLHSVPSKGLRSLWKLRVLLLSDNYIRKVEERAFISLERLHKLDIGRNEISFLGNSFSLGLVTLYELTLAYNRLQELQYKNFKHFESLQKLNLQNNNISLIETGAFRSLTCLRQLCLQNNHLHNLNNGDFSMLQHLEVLNLEGNRIQTIGPGVFTSLSSLTVLNLVHNQIEHIRFKTLLSLQTSGTHILLSDNPWFCDCDLQRVFAKLHSVRRLILDDYHNVTCMEPHILRNRPLSSVDTQLCIAETVTVLVITFTVFVTVVAAIVMAERNRKKRTGKHWSEDSKVSYDAHN; translated from the coding sequence ATGTATTTTCACTACTTAATCTGCCTCTGGATTCCCCTCTCCTTTAGTGTCTCTGAGACCCATAACCCATGCCATAAAATCTGCTTCTGCACAGAAGGGGCAATGTTTGTGAACTGTTCAGGAGTCACTGTCAGCTCCGATCTCATTTTCCCTCCAGAGACAGAGCACTTGGATCTGTCAAACAGTCAGCTGCATTCTGTTCCAAGCAAAGGTCTCAGATCCCTGTGGAAGTTACGGGTTCTCCTTCTGAGTGACAACTACATCAGGAAAGTTGAAGAGAGAGCATTCATCTCCCTGGAGAGACTCCACAAGCTTGATATTGGTAGAAATgagatctcctttcttggaaaCAGTTTTTCATTGGGTCTCGTTACTCTCTACGAACTCACTTTGGCCTACAATAGGCTGCAGGAGCTACAGTACAAGAACTTCAAGCACTTTGAAAGTCTTCAGAAGCTcaatttgcaaaataataatatatcgTTGATAGAAACGGGTGCGTTTCGCAGTCTCACCTGCTTGAGGCAACTTTGTCTTCAGAATAATCACCTTCATAACCTCAACAATGGAGATTTTTCTATGCTGCAACACTTAGAAGTTTTGAACTTGGAGGGCAACAGAATCCAAACCATTGGCCCTGGAGTCTTTACTTCTTTAAGCAGCCTCACAGTACTTAACCTGgtgcacaaccaaattgaacataTTCGATTCAAGACTTTATTATCTCTCCAGACCTCTGGAACTCACATCTTGCTCTCGGACAACCCATGGTTTTGTGACTGTGACCTTCAGAGGGTTTTTGCTAAACTGCACAGTGTCAGAAGGCTGATCCTAGATGACTATCACAACGTGACATGCATGGAGCCCCATATCCTGAGAAACCGCCCTCTGTCATCTGTGGACACCCAGCTGTGCATTGCAGAGACGGTGACGGTTCTTGTCATAACTTTCACAGTCTTTGTCACTGTGGTAGCTGCCATTGTCATGGCTGAAAGGAACAGAAAGAAGAGGACAGGCAAGCACTGGAGTGAGGACAGCAAAGTCTCCTATGATGCTCATAACTGA